One genomic window of Cygnus olor isolate bCygOlo1 chromosome 3, bCygOlo1.pri.v2, whole genome shotgun sequence includes the following:
- the LOC121068613 gene encoding glutathione S-transferase encodes MAGKPKLHYTCGRGKMESIRWLLAAAGVEFEEQFIETNEHLEKLRNGGSLLFQQVPMVEIDGMKMVQTRAILSYIAGKYNLYGKDLKERAWIDMYVEGTTDLMGMIMQLPLQSAEMREKNLALIIERAKTRYFPVYEKALKDHGHDYLVGNKFSWADIQLLEAILMVEECKPDILSAFPQLQAFKGRISNIPTIKKFLQPGSQRKPPADDKYIANVRKIFNI; translated from the exons ATGGCGGGGAAACCTAAGCTGCACTATACCTGTGGAAGGGGGAAAATGGAGTCAATCCGATGGCTGTTAGCAGCAGCTGGGGTTGAG tttgagGAACAATTCATTGAAACAAATGAACACCTAGAAAAACTACGTAATG gtgGATCCCTGCTGTTCCAGCAAGTGCCCATGGTGGAGATCGATGGGATGAAGATGGTGCAGACCAGAGCCATCCTCAGCTACATAGCAGGGAAATACAACCTCTATGGGAAGGACCTGAAGGAGAGAGCCTG gatTGATATGTATGTGGAAGGAACAACAGACCTGATGGGAATGATCATGCAGCTCCCTTTGCAGTCAGCTGAGATGAGAGAAAAGAATCTTGCCTTAATCATTGAACGAGCTAAGACCAGATACTTTCCTGTTTATGAAAAG GCCTTAAAAGACCATGGTCATGATTATCTTGTTGGCAACAAATTTAGCTGGGCGGACATCCAACTGCTGGAAGCCATTCTAATGGTAGAAGAATGTAAGCCAGATATACTGTCTGCATTCCCTCAGCTACAG gcttttaaaggaagaataaGCAACATtccaacaattaaaaaattctTGCAGCCTGGCAGCCAGAGGAAGCCACCAGCAGATGACAAGTACATTGCTAATGTGAGGAAAATATTCAATATCTAA
- the LOC121068615 gene encoding glutathione S-transferase-like produces the protein MSGKPRLHYVNARGRMEPIRWLLAAAGVEFEEAFLETKDDLKKLQTNGDLLFQQVPMVEIDGMKMVQTRAILSYIAGKYNLYGKDLKERALIDMYVEGLADLNELITSNFFQPADKKEEHLATVMDKATTRYFPVFEKVLKGHGQDFLVGNKLSRADVQLLEIILLVEESKPDILAKFPLLQSFKAKTSNIPNIKKFLQPGSQRKLPIQEKDIPRLMQIFH, from the exons ATGTCTGGGAAACCAAGGCTGCACTATGTCAATGCACGTGGCCGAATGGAACCAATACGGTGGCTACTGGCGGCTGCCGGAGTTGAG TTTGAAGAAGCCTTTCTGGAAACAAAGGATGACCTGAAAAAGTTACAGACAA ATGGAGACCTGCTATTCCAGCAAGTGCCCATGGTGGAGATTGATGGGATGAAGATGGTGCAGACCAGGGCCATCCTCAGCTACATTGCAGGGAAATACAACCTCTACGGGAAAGACCTGAAGGAGAGAGCACT AATTGATATGTATGTGGAAGGATTAGCAGATCTGAATGAGTTAATCACAAGCAATTTCTTCCAACCAGCGgataaaaaggaagaacatcTTGCAACTGTTATGGACAAGGCCACAACCAGATACTTCCCGGTCTTTGAGAAG GTTTTGAAAGGACACGGACAAGACTTTCTTGTTGGCAACAAGCTTAGCAGAGCAGATGTGCAGttacttgaaattattttattggtAGAAGAGTCCAAGCCTGATATACTTGCCAAATTTCCTCTCTTGCAG agttttaaagcaaaaacaagcaaTATCCCCAACATAAAGAAAttcctgcagcctggcagccagAGGAAACTACCCATCCAAGAAAAAGATATACCAAGACTGATGCAAATTTTCCATTGA
- the TMEM14A gene encoding transmembrane protein 14A, with amino-acid sequence MAIDWIGFAYAALLAVGGVVGYTRKGSKISLAAGLTFGSVAGYGAYCVTRDPKNVKISLFSAFLLTIIMGMRFKRSKKLMPAGLVACLSLLMILRLVFMLM; translated from the exons ATGGCTATTGACTGGATTGGATTTGCGTATGCTGCGCTGCTGGCTGTTGGAGGTGTTGTAGGATATACTCGTAAAG GTAGTAAAATCTCCTTAGCTGCTGGTCTTACCTTTGGTTCTGTGGCTGGTTATGGAGCTTACTGTGTGACACGTGATCCAAAAAATGTGAAGATATCATTGT tttcagcttttcttttgacCATTATCATGGGAATGAGGTTCAAGAGGTCCAAGAAATTAATGCCAGCTGGACTAGTAGCATGCCTGAG CCTTTTGATGATTCTGAGGCTTGTTTTTATGCTGATGTAG